A stretch of DNA from Cellulomonas xiejunii:
ACGGGGTCCGCGGCGTCGAACGCGGCGTTCATGTGCACGACCTTCGTCAGGCCGGCCAGCCGGCCCTCCGCGCGGAGCTCGGGCACGGAGAACCGGGGCGCCCGGACGGCGACGAGGTCCCCGTAGGGGAACCCGTCGCCGTCCAGCCACCCGTACCCGAGGTCCCGGTCGCGCCGGTCCCACAGGTGCACGTGGGTGTCGACGAACATCAGGCAGGCTTGATGTTGAGGTTGACGCCCAGGACGTCCTCGGTGTCGACGACGGTCCACGACCCGCCCGGGTAGAACGCCTCGACCCGGAGCGCGTGGCCGCGGCCCGCCAGCTCGCCGACGACGGCGTCACGCGCATCGCCCACCGCGAAGCCGAGATGGTGCACGCCCTCGCCGTGCTTGTCGAGGAACTCGCGGAAGGTCGACGGGTTGTCGTCGGGCTCCATGAGCTCGATGACGACCGGCTGCCCCGGCACCTCGATGACGGCGAGCTGCATGCCGTAGTTCGCCGGCTCGCCGCGGTAGGTCTCGTCGGCGTTCGGCAGGCCCATCACGCGCACCTCCGGCCGCTCGATGGCGAACAGCTCGCACCAGTGGTCGAGCGCCTTGTCCATGTCCTCGACGACGATCGCGACCTGGATCAGACCGCCGAGCGTGACGGGGTGCTTCATGCCCACGGCTCCCCCTCGACGACGACGTCCTGGTGCGTGCGAGCGGACTCCTCGATCGCGAGGCCGAGCGCGTGGTCCTGGCAGGCCGACGCGAGGGAGTACGGGCCGACGGCCTCGCCGCGCGCCCAGGCGCCGACCGCCACCAGGTGGTCGGCCACGGCCACGTCGTCCTCCGACAGGCGGGTGCCGACCCAGGAGTTGCGCCACAGGATCTTGCCGTCGAACGACGTGTGCACCACCTCGTTGCCCTCGAGGTTCATGTCGACGCCGGTGCGGCGGTACTCGATGCGCGAGGTGATCGGGTCGGCGCCGTCCCAGCGGACGACCGTGTCGTCGACCATCTCACCCAGGGTGCCCCGCACGACGATGCGACGGGACAGCAGCGGGTTCCACCACTGCATGTTGACGAAGTTGTACACGCCGACGCGTCCGTCGCCGAAGTCGAGCGTGGCGTACGTGGAGGCCTGGACCTCGGGCTGCGGCTCCGTGACCCAGCCGTCGAAGGTCAGCGGCAGCGTCATCCTGGTGTCGAAGGTGCGGCCCGACACGACGGTCCGCTCCATGTCGACGTCGAGGAAGGCGCGCATGAGCGACGTCGCGTGGTACAGGTGCGTCGAGGCGATCTCCACCGACTGCGGGACGCCGAGGAGGCCCGCGCCGAGCACCGCGAGTCGCGAGGCGTGCCCCGGCATGAGGACGTACTGCTCGCCCACCTGGACCAGCGACTGGTCCTCGATCGACGTCCACAGGTCGCGCAACCCCGCCAGGTCGGGGGCGGGCGGGGTCTCGCCCATGACCTTGACGCCGCGGGCCGTGAGCTCCTTGAGCAGCCCGGGCATGGCCGGCCACGACACCGCCGCCACGACGAACTCGGGCTCGTAGGCGAGCAGCTCGTCGAGCGACGTCACGGCGGGCACGCCGTACGCGGAGTGGATCATGTCGGCCTGGGCCTGGTCGACCGCCATGACGGCGACGGCCTCGAGCCGCGACGGGTCGGCCGCGGCCACCCGCAGGTGGAACTGGCCGCGCCAGCCGGTGCCGATCACGGCGAAACGGATGGGGTTGCTCATGTGAGCGGTCCTTTCGGTAATGCGTTGACGGAAAACTCAGACCTGGCTCATGCCGCCGTCGACGGTGAGCTCGACGCCCGCGACGAAGCTCGACTCGTCGGACGCGAGGAACGTCACCGCGGCGGCGATCTCCTCGGGCCGGCCGACCCGGCGCAGCGGGATGTGCTCGGTCACGGCGGCCTCGACGTCGGCGGAGCCACCCGTGAACTGCTCGAACAGCGCCGTACGCGTCGGCCCGGGGCTCACGGCGTTGGCGCGGATGCCGCGGTGTCCCAGCTCGGCGGTCAGCGTGCGGGCCAGCGAGCGCACGGCCGCCTTGCTCGCGTTGTAGACGGCGTGACCGGGGCCGCCGTTCGTCCCGGCGATCGAGGAGGTCAGCACGATCGACGCGCCGTCGGCGATCTGCGGCAGGAGCCGCTGGACGGTGAACAGCGCGCCGCGGAACGTGAGCCCCGCGACGGCGTCGAACTTCTCGGGCGTCATGTCGGCGACGTCGGTCGCCTCGACGTCGCGGCCGGCGTTGACGTGCAGCACGTCGATGCGGCGGCCGGTGGCGGCGACGGCCGCCGCGAGCGCGTCCAGGTCGCCCAGGTCGGCGGCGTCGCCGACGACGCCGATGGCCTGGGGCCCGAGCTCCGCGGCCGCGGCCGCGACCTCGTCGGGGAACGGCGAGGTGACGACGACGGTCGCGCCCTCGGCGATGAACCGGGTGGCCACCGCCTTGCCGATGCCGGCGGTGCCGGCGGTGACGACGGCGAGCTTGCCCTCGAGCAGACCCATGCTTCTCTCCTTCGGGACGGTCACTTCAGGGCACCCGCGGCGAGCCCGCGTTCGAAGTACTTCTGCAGTGAGAGGTAGGCGATGACCATGGGCAGCGCCGCGATGACCGCGGCCGCCAGCACGCCGGTCTGGTCGTTCGTGTACTGGCTGATGAAGAACGACGGCAGCAGGGTCAGCACCTGGCGGTCCGGGGAGTTCAGCATGAGCAGCGGGAGCAGGTACGCGTTCCACGCGGAGATCAGCGTGAGCACCACGATGGCGGCGGCGATCGGCTTGGTCAGCGGCAGGATGATCCGCCGGAACACCTGCCAGATGTTGGCGCCGTCGACGCGCGCGGCCTCCATGAGCTCGTTCGGGATGCCGTCGAAGAAGTTGCGGGCCAGCAGCGTCGCGAACGGGATCTGCAGGGCCGCGATCGGCAGGATCACGGCGATGAGCTGGTTGTACATGTCGAACGTGGACGCGGTGACGAACAGGGGCGTCAGGAGCACGGCCTCGGGCATCGTCAGGGCCAGCAGCAGCGCCCAGAACCACAGCTCCTTGCCCACGATGCGCAGCTTGGAGAAGCCGAACGCGGCGAGCATGGCGCAGGCGTAGACGATGAGGATCGCCGACACCGAGACGATGACCGAGTTGAGCAGGTAGGTGCCCAGGACGCCGGTCTCGAAGACCTTGACGTAGTTGCCGAACCCTCGGCCGGCGAGCGACCCGCGGACCATCACGACCAGCGGGACCAGGAAGGGCAGCGCCATCAGCGTCACGACGACCTGGATGACGATCCTCTGCGACTTCGTACGGGCCTCGAACATCAGCTCTTCCCCTCACGACGGTTGCGGATCGACATCGCGACACCGCAGGTCACAGCCAGGACGAGGAGCGCGACGGAGATCGTCGCGGCGTAGCCGAAGTTCTTCTCCTGCATCATCGTCTGGTAGATGTACGTGCCCAGGAACTGGGTCGCCCCGCCCAGGCCCGAGGGCGAGATCAGGTAGGGCCAGTCGAACGTCTTGAGCGCACCGATCAGGCCGAGCGTCGCCAGGGCGAACGTCGTCCCGCGGCACGACGGCCACACGATCGAGAACAGGCTGCGGACGTTGCCGGCGCCGTCCATGCGCGCCGCCTCGAGCATCTCGGGCTCGATCTGC
This window harbors:
- a CDS encoding carbohydrate ABC transporter permease; the protein is MFEARTKSQRIVIQVVVTLMALPFLVPLVVMVRGSLAGRGFGNYVKVFETGVLGTYLLNSVIVSVSAILIVYACAMLAAFGFSKLRIVGKELWFWALLLALTMPEAVLLTPLFVTASTFDMYNQLIAVILPIAALQIPFATLLARNFFDGIPNELMEAARVDGANIWQVFRRIILPLTKPIAAAIVVLTLISAWNAYLLPLLMLNSPDRQVLTLLPSFFISQYTNDQTGVLAAAVIAALPMVIAYLSLQKYFERGLAAGALK
- a CDS encoding SDR family oxidoreductase, with protein sequence MGLLEGKLAVVTAGTAGIGKAVATRFIAEGATVVVTSPFPDEVAAAAAELGPQAIGVVGDAADLGDLDALAAAVAATGRRIDVLHVNAGRDVEATDVADMTPEKFDAVAGLTFRGALFTVQRLLPQIADGASIVLTSSIAGTNGGPGHAVYNASKAAVRSLARTLTAELGHRGIRANAVSPGPTRTALFEQFTGGSADVEAAVTEHIPLRRVGRPEEIAAAVTFLASDESSFVAGVELTVDGGMSQV
- a CDS encoding Gfo/Idh/MocA family protein: MSNPIRFAVIGTGWRGQFHLRVAAADPSRLEAVAVMAVDQAQADMIHSAYGVPAVTSLDELLAYEPEFVVAAVSWPAMPGLLKELTARGVKVMGETPPAPDLAGLRDLWTSIEDQSLVQVGEQYVLMPGHASRLAVLGAGLLGVPQSVEIASTHLYHATSLMRAFLDVDMERTVVSGRTFDTRMTLPLTFDGWVTEPQPEVQASTYATLDFGDGRVGVYNFVNMQWWNPLLSRRIVVRGTLGEMVDDTVVRWDGADPITSRIEYRRTGVDMNLEGNEVVHTSFDGKILWRNSWVGTRLSEDDVAVADHLVAVGAWARGEAVGPYSLASACQDHALGLAIEESARTHQDVVVEGEPWA
- a CDS encoding VOC family protein, translated to MKHPVTLGGLIQVAIVVEDMDKALDHWCELFAIERPEVRVMGLPNADETYRGEPANYGMQLAVIEVPGQPVVIELMEPDDNPSTFREFLDKHGEGVHHLGFAVGDARDAVVGELAGRGHALRVEAFYPGGSWTVVDTEDVLGVNLNIKPA